Proteins encoded in a region of the Leopardus geoffroyi isolate Oge1 chromosome E2, O.geoffroyi_Oge1_pat1.0, whole genome shotgun sequence genome:
- the LOC123578088 gene encoding izumo sperm-egg fusion protein 1-like isoform X2, whose protein sequence is MGPQVALLVAALAGCLLRARSCVICDPRVVAALDALEKEYLPTHLAPGRHRQVMERIRETVRNFRDLPYLEDTFMGVIDEATMETSVLSFLRSVRLIRNSGAADDSFEKEVSKILTREKATFQSYILRFQREDLCPNNCGTMLQRLMWCSNCVQDNYICRKSRDCGVRHINVHEKEDMILDCELNWHKLSQGLTYYSFYRVWGSDSETLLYKGKWPTLTKPLVRPEDAGNYRCELGIERSGPATVIRFQVTVLPQRIFGEITSKSSTFVTQPSTTETQSPTIRTQSPVIGTEAEEIWGDLSPTLRPSECSNPKNVRTGLLIGLLLWSFLLLILGFVTGILCFRSGMVIDSIKSRYHTEMAAAPRDQAPESQLSPSHVLKVPKDKDTGPSHK, encoded by the exons ATGGGTCCCCAAGTAGCCCTCCTGGTGGCGGCGCTAGCCGGCTGCCTGCTTCGGGCCCGGAGCTGTGTCATTTGTGATCCAAGGGTCGTGGCCGCGCTGGACGCCTTGGAAAAGGAATACCTGCCCACCCACCTCGCTCCCGGGCGTCACAGACAAGTGATGGAAAGGATAAGAGAAACCGTGAGGAATTTCCGGGACCTGCCATATTTAGAGGATACCTTTATGGGGGTTATCG ATGAGGCCACAATGGAAACGTCAGTCTTAAGTTTTCTGAGGAGTGTGAGACTTATCAGAAACAGTGGCGCAGCAG ATGACTCTTTCGAGAAGGAGGTCTCCAAGATATTGACTCGGGAAAAGGCAACCTTTCAGAGCTACATCCTTCGGTTCCAACGAGAGG ATTTATGTCCCAACAACTGTG GTACGATGTTGCAGCGTCTGATGTGGTGCAGTAATTGCGTCCAGGACAATTACATTTGTCGAAAGTCCAGAGATTGCGGGG TTCGCCACATCAACGTCCACGAAAAGGAAGACATGATCCTGGACTGTGAGCTCAACTGGCATAAGTTATCTCAAGGCCTGACCTATTACAGCTTTTACAGG GTTTGGGGGAGCGATTCTGAGACCTTGTTGTACAAGGGGAAATGGCCCACCCTGACCAAGCCCCTCGTGAGGCCAGAGGATGCAGGTAACTACCGCTGCGAGTTGGGCATTGAGCGATCCGGCCCAGCCACGGTCATCCGTTTTCAAGTCACAG TGTTGCCTCAAAGAATCTTTGGGGAGATAACGTCCAAGTCTTCAACCTTTGTAACCCAGCCATCAACCACTGAAACCCAGTCACCAACCATTAGAACACAGTCCCCAGTCATTGGAACCGAGGCTGAGGAAATCTGGGGTGACCTTTCCCCAACCCTCCGGCCCTCCGAGTGTTCGAACCCGAAGAACGTGCGGACAGGGCTTCTGATAGGGCTGCTGCTCTGGTCCTTTTTGCTGCTGATCCTGGGCTTTGTCACCGG catACTCTGCTTTCGGTCTGGGATGGTGATCGATTCCATAAAGTCCAGATACCACACCGAAATGGCAGCTGCTCCGCGGGACCAGGCTCCAGAGAGTCAGCTGTCACCGAGCCACGTTCTCAAAGTACCGAAGGACAAGGACACAGGACCAAGTCACAAATAA
- the LOC123578088 gene encoding izumo sperm-egg fusion protein 1-like isoform X3: MGPQVALLVAALAGCLLRARSCVICDPRVVAALDALEKEYLPTHLAPGRHRQVMERIRETVRNFRDLPYLEDTFMGVIDEATMETSVLSFLRSVRLIRNSGAAGTMLQRLMWCSNCVQDNYICRKSRDCGVRHINVHEKEDMILDCELNWHKLSQGLTYYSFYRVWGSDSETLLYKGKWPTLTKPLVRPEDAGNYRCELGIERSGPATVIRFQVTVLPQRIFGEITSKSSTFVTQPSTTETQSPTIRTQSPVIGTEAEEIWGDLSPTLRPSECSNPKNVRTGLLIGLLLWSFLLLILGFVTGILCFRSGMVIDSIKSRYHTEMAAAPRDQAPESQLSPSHVLKVPKDKDTGPSHK; the protein is encoded by the exons ATGGGTCCCCAAGTAGCCCTCCTGGTGGCGGCGCTAGCCGGCTGCCTGCTTCGGGCCCGGAGCTGTGTCATTTGTGATCCAAGGGTCGTGGCCGCGCTGGACGCCTTGGAAAAGGAATACCTGCCCACCCACCTCGCTCCCGGGCGTCACAGACAAGTGATGGAAAGGATAAGAGAAACCGTGAGGAATTTCCGGGACCTGCCATATTTAGAGGATACCTTTATGGGGGTTATCG ATGAGGCCACAATGGAAACGTCAGTCTTAAGTTTTCTGAGGAGTGTGAGACTTATCAGAAACAGTGGCGCAGCAG GTACGATGTTGCAGCGTCTGATGTGGTGCAGTAATTGCGTCCAGGACAATTACATTTGTCGAAAGTCCAGAGATTGCGGGG TTCGCCACATCAACGTCCACGAAAAGGAAGACATGATCCTGGACTGTGAGCTCAACTGGCATAAGTTATCTCAAGGCCTGACCTATTACAGCTTTTACAGG GTTTGGGGGAGCGATTCTGAGACCTTGTTGTACAAGGGGAAATGGCCCACCCTGACCAAGCCCCTCGTGAGGCCAGAGGATGCAGGTAACTACCGCTGCGAGTTGGGCATTGAGCGATCCGGCCCAGCCACGGTCATCCGTTTTCAAGTCACAG TGTTGCCTCAAAGAATCTTTGGGGAGATAACGTCCAAGTCTTCAACCTTTGTAACCCAGCCATCAACCACTGAAACCCAGTCACCAACCATTAGAACACAGTCCCCAGTCATTGGAACCGAGGCTGAGGAAATCTGGGGTGACCTTTCCCCAACCCTCCGGCCCTCCGAGTGTTCGAACCCGAAGAACGTGCGGACAGGGCTTCTGATAGGGCTGCTGCTCTGGTCCTTTTTGCTGCTGATCCTGGGCTTTGTCACCGG catACTCTGCTTTCGGTCTGGGATGGTGATCGATTCCATAAAGTCCAGATACCACACCGAAATGGCAGCTGCTCCGCGGGACCAGGCTCCAGAGAGTCAGCTGTCACCGAGCCACGTTCTCAAAGTACCGAAGGACAAGGACACAGGACCAAGTCACAAATAA
- the LOC123578088 gene encoding izumo sperm-egg fusion protein 1-like isoform X4: MERIRETVRNFRDLPYLEDTFMGVIDEATMETSVLSFLRSVRLIRNSGAADDSFEKEVSKILTREKATFQSYILRFQREDLCPNNCGTMLQRLMWCSNCVQDNYICRKSRDCGVRHINVHEKEDMILDCELNWHKLSQGLTYYSFYRVWGSDSETLLYKGKWPTLTKPLVRPEDAGNYRCELGIERSGPATVIRFQVTVLPQRIFGEITSKSSTFVTQPSTTETQSPTIRTQSPVIGTEAEEIWGDLSPTLRPSECSNPKNVRTGLLIGLLLWSFLLLILGFVTGILCFRSGMVIDSIKSRYHTEMAAAPRDQAPESQLSPSHVLKVPKDKDTGPSHK, from the exons ATGGAAAGGATAAGAGAAACCGTGAGGAATTTCCGGGACCTGCCATATTTAGAGGATACCTTTATGGGGGTTATCG ATGAGGCCACAATGGAAACGTCAGTCTTAAGTTTTCTGAGGAGTGTGAGACTTATCAGAAACAGTGGCGCAGCAG ATGACTCTTTCGAGAAGGAGGTCTCCAAGATATTGACTCGGGAAAAGGCAACCTTTCAGAGCTACATCCTTCGGTTCCAACGAGAGG ATTTATGTCCCAACAACTGTG GTACGATGTTGCAGCGTCTGATGTGGTGCAGTAATTGCGTCCAGGACAATTACATTTGTCGAAAGTCCAGAGATTGCGGGG TTCGCCACATCAACGTCCACGAAAAGGAAGACATGATCCTGGACTGTGAGCTCAACTGGCATAAGTTATCTCAAGGCCTGACCTATTACAGCTTTTACAGG GTTTGGGGGAGCGATTCTGAGACCTTGTTGTACAAGGGGAAATGGCCCACCCTGACCAAGCCCCTCGTGAGGCCAGAGGATGCAGGTAACTACCGCTGCGAGTTGGGCATTGAGCGATCCGGCCCAGCCACGGTCATCCGTTTTCAAGTCACAG TGTTGCCTCAAAGAATCTTTGGGGAGATAACGTCCAAGTCTTCAACCTTTGTAACCCAGCCATCAACCACTGAAACCCAGTCACCAACCATTAGAACACAGTCCCCAGTCATTGGAACCGAGGCTGAGGAAATCTGGGGTGACCTTTCCCCAACCCTCCGGCCCTCCGAGTGTTCGAACCCGAAGAACGTGCGGACAGGGCTTCTGATAGGGCTGCTGCTCTGGTCCTTTTTGCTGCTGATCCTGGGCTTTGTCACCGG catACTCTGCTTTCGGTCTGGGATGGTGATCGATTCCATAAAGTCCAGATACCACACCGAAATGGCAGCTGCTCCGCGGGACCAGGCTCCAGAGAGTCAGCTGTCACCGAGCCACGTTCTCAAAGTACCGAAGGACAAGGACACAGGACCAAGTCACAAATAA
- the LOC123578087 gene encoding izumo sperm-egg fusion protein 1-like isoform X1, with amino-acid sequence MGPQVALLVAALAGCLLPARSCITCDERVVKQLDALEKEYLRTHLAPGRLREVMEKIRDTVDNFKDLPDIQSTLNGAVDEATMKMAASSFLRSVKLITNRGLRDDTFVKEFSAMLSREKETFRRNVARFHGGEDSCPNKCGVLLRLLRWCDSCLLHTYPCRKSTDCGVRQINVHEKEDLVLDCELDWHKIATGATGYSFYRVWGSKADSLLYMGKWPTLTKQLVRPADAGTYRCELGTPGVSTFSAIRFEVTVLPRKIISVMVTSSKSATIVTRSPTIVTQSPTFGTQSPAIRTEAEEEIWDDFSPTLEPSACSKPKNVQTGRLIGLLLWCFFLLIIGFFTGVLCFRSGMVIDSIKSRFRTDKAAAPQDQLPQSWLSQSQLSHDQLSQSPLSETQVPTAEKLPKE; translated from the exons ATGGGTCCCCAAGTTGCCCTCCTGGTGGCGGCGCTAGCCGGCTGCCTGCTTCCTGCCCGGAGCTGTATCACGTGTGATGAGAGGGTTGTGAAGCAGTTGGACGCCTTGGAAAAAGAATACCTGCGAACCCACCTTGCCCCCGGGCGTCTCAGAGAAGTGATGGAAAAGATAAGAGATACCGTCGACAATTTCAAGGACCTGCCAGATATACAGTCTACCTTAAATGGGGCTGTCG ATGAGGCCACAATGAAAATGGCAGCGTCCAGTTTTCTGAGGAGTGTGAAACTTATCACAAACCGTGGTTTAAGAG ATGACACTTTCGTGAAGGAGTTCTCCGCGATGTTGAGTCGGGAAAAGGAAACGTTTCGGCGCAATGTCGCTCGGTTTCACGGAG gTGAGGATTCTTGTCCCAACAAATGTG GTGTATTGTTGCGGCTTCTGAGGTGGTGCGATTCTTGCCTGCTGCACACTTACCCTTGTCGAAAGTCCACAGATTGTGGAG TGCGCCAAATCAACGTCCATGAAAAGGAAGACCTGGTCCTGGACTGTGAGCTCGACTGGCATAAAATTGCTACAGGCGCGACCGGTTACAGCTTTTACAGG GTTTGGGGGAGCAAAGCTGACAGCTTGTTGTACATGGGGAAATGGCCCACCCTGACCAAGCAACTGGTGAGGCCCGCGGATGCAGGTACCTACCGCTGCGAGTTGGGCACTCCGGGAGTGAGCACATTCTCGGCCATCCGTTTTGAAGTCACAG TGTTGCCTCGGAAAATCATTTCGGTGATGGTGACATCTTCCAAGTCTGCAACCATTGTCACCCGGTCACCAACCATTGTCACCCAGTCACCAACCTTTGGAACCCAGTCACCAGCCATTAGAACCGAGGCCGAGGAGGAAATCTGGGATGACTTTTCCCCAACCCTCGAGCCCTCAGCGTGTTCAAAGCCCAAAAATGTGCAGACCGGCCGTCTGATAGGGCTGCTTCTCTGGTGCTTTTTCCTGCTGATCATAGGATTTTTCACTGG CGTACTTTGCTTTCGGTCTGGGATGGTGATCGATTCCATAAAGTCCAGATTCCGCACCGACAAGGCAGCTGCTCCACAGGACCAGCTTCCACAGAGTTGGCTGTCACAGAGCCAGCTGTCACATGACCAGCTGTCACAGAGTCCGCTTTCAGAAACCCAGGTTCCGACAGCTGAGAAACTTCCGAAGGAATAG
- the LOC123578087 gene encoding izumo sperm-egg fusion protein 1-like isoform X2, with protein MKMAASSFLRSVKLITNRGLRDDTFVKEFSAMLSREKETFRRNVARFHGGEDSCPNKCGVLLRLLRWCDSCLLHTYPCRKSTDCGVRQINVHEKEDLVLDCELDWHKIATGATGYSFYRVWGSKADSLLYMGKWPTLTKQLVRPADAGTYRCELGTPGVSTFSAIRFEVTVLPRKIISVMVTSSKSATIVTRSPTIVTQSPTFGTQSPAIRTEAEEEIWDDFSPTLEPSACSKPKNVQTGRLIGLLLWCFFLLIIGFFTGVLCFRSGMVIDSIKSRFRTDKAAAPQDQLPQSWLSQSQLSHDQLSQSPLSETQVPTAEKLPKE; from the exons ATGAAAATGGCAGCGTCCAGTTTTCTGAGGAGTGTGAAACTTATCACAAACCGTGGTTTAAGAG ATGACACTTTCGTGAAGGAGTTCTCCGCGATGTTGAGTCGGGAAAAGGAAACGTTTCGGCGCAATGTCGCTCGGTTTCACGGAG gTGAGGATTCTTGTCCCAACAAATGTG GTGTATTGTTGCGGCTTCTGAGGTGGTGCGATTCTTGCCTGCTGCACACTTACCCTTGTCGAAAGTCCACAGATTGTGGAG TGCGCCAAATCAACGTCCATGAAAAGGAAGACCTGGTCCTGGACTGTGAGCTCGACTGGCATAAAATTGCTACAGGCGCGACCGGTTACAGCTTTTACAGG GTTTGGGGGAGCAAAGCTGACAGCTTGTTGTACATGGGGAAATGGCCCACCCTGACCAAGCAACTGGTGAGGCCCGCGGATGCAGGTACCTACCGCTGCGAGTTGGGCACTCCGGGAGTGAGCACATTCTCGGCCATCCGTTTTGAAGTCACAG TGTTGCCTCGGAAAATCATTTCGGTGATGGTGACATCTTCCAAGTCTGCAACCATTGTCACCCGGTCACCAACCATTGTCACCCAGTCACCAACCTTTGGAACCCAGTCACCAGCCATTAGAACCGAGGCCGAGGAGGAAATCTGGGATGACTTTTCCCCAACCCTCGAGCCCTCAGCGTGTTCAAAGCCCAAAAATGTGCAGACCGGCCGTCTGATAGGGCTGCTTCTCTGGTGCTTTTTCCTGCTGATCATAGGATTTTTCACTGG CGTACTTTGCTTTCGGTCTGGGATGGTGATCGATTCCATAAAGTCCAGATTCCGCACCGACAAGGCAGCTGCTCCACAGGACCAGCTTCCACAGAGTTGGCTGTCACAGAGCCAGCTGTCACATGACCAGCTGTCACAGAGTCCGCTTTCAGAAACCCAGGTTCCGACAGCTGAGAAACTTCCGAAGGAATAG
- the LOC123578094 gene encoding izumo sperm-egg fusion protein 1-like — translation MGPQVALLVAALAGCLLRARSCVICDPRVVAALDALEKEYLPTHLAPGRHRQVMERIRETVRDFRDLPYLEDTFMGVIDEATMETSVLSFLRSVRLIRNSGAADDTFVNEFSWMLTLEKAAFQGYVARFQRKDFCPNKCGTMLQLLIWCSNCKKQLHACRKSRDCGVLQINVHETEDMILDCELDWHKLSQGLTYYSFYRVSPLTPSPQGLCERRPPYPQACCHNPHDS, via the exons ATGGGTCCCCAAGTAGCCCTCCTGGTGGCGGCGCTAGCCGGCTGCCTGCTTCGGGCCCGGAGCTGTGTCATTTGTGATCCAAGGGTCGTGGCCGCGCTGGACGCCTTGGAAAAGGAATACCTGCCCACCCACCTCGCTCCCGGGCGGCACAGACAAGTGATGGAAAGGATAAGAGAAACCGTGAGGGATTTCCGGGACCTGCCATATTTAGAGGATACCTTTATGGGGGTTATCG ATGAGGCCACAATGGAAACGTCAGTCTTAAGTTTTCTGAGGAGTGTGAGACTTATCAGAAACAGTGGCGCAGCAG ATGACACTTTCGTGAACGAGTTCTCCTGGATGTTGACTCTGGAAAAGGCAGCCTTTCAGGGCTATGTCGCTCGGTTCCAAAGAAAGG ATTTCTGTCCCAACAAATGTG GTACAATGTTGCAGCTTCTGATCTGGTGCAGTAACTGTAAAAAGCAGCTTCACGCTTGTCGAAAATCCAGAGATTGTGGGG TGCTCCAAATCAATGTCCATGAAACGGAAGACATGATCCTGGACTGTGAGCTCGACTGGCATAAATTATCTCAAGGCCTGACCTATTACAGCTTTTACAGGGTGAGCCCTTTAACCCCAAGTCCACAAGGCTTGTGTGAGCGCCGACCCCCTTATCCACAAGCTTGTTGCCACAATCCCCATGACTCATGA